Sequence from the Burkholderia cepacia genome:
CCGGAATCCGCACCGCGCCGCACGGCGACACCATCACACGCGATTCCTCCGACACATGCCAGTGCGCGTCGATTTCGTGGATCTCGCGAAAATGCAGCAGGTCGTGATAGAAATCCAGCCACTCCCGCATGCGCCCCGCGCCGACGGTCTGCGTGAAATGATCGACCTGCTGCAGCCCGACGCCCGCGCAGTCGAGATCGGTATGCGCGGTCGCGATGTCGATCGGCCGGAAATCGATGTCGAAGATCGAGATGTCGCCGACACCGCCGCGCTGGCCGTTACGCCCGCGCCAGCGGTCGACGAAATAGAGGTGAGAATCGCCGATGCCCTGGATCGCCGGGATCTTCAGCTCGCCGACCCCGACCTTCTCGCCTTCGAACGCCCACGCACCGAGCTCGATCGCCCGTTCGAACGCGCGCCGGGCGCTGGCCACGCGCAGCCCGATCGCGCAGACACCCATCCCGTATTCCTCCGCGTAGCGCGCGGCGAACGAATCGGGCTCGGCGTTGATCAGGAAATGCATCTGACCTTGCCGGTAGAGCGTGACGTTCTTGCTGACATGCCGCGCGATCGCCTTGAAACCGAGCTGCTCGAAGCGCTGCGCGAGCGCCTCGGGCACGGGCGCCGCGAATTCGACGAATTCGAGGCCGGCCATCCCGAGCGGATTGGCAGCCGGATCGGCAACGGGCGGCGTATCGCTGGACAGGGGGGGATGAGTGCCAGGCATTCCAGTCTCCGAAGGCAAGCGGGGTCGATGAGGTGTTGCGCCGGGCCGCAGCGCGGCCCGGCGTCCGGGCCTGCGACTGTTCCGCGCGATGTCGTCAATGGTGCAGATTTTAACCAGATCGTTCACGGCGGCACACCCTGGCCGAACGGACTGCGCGGCATCCGCCTAGTGCAAACCCGAAAAGCGTTCGATAATCGCACGGACTTGAACGATAATCGCGCACTTTGGCCATATGGCCAATTGCCGCGCCGCGATGCGCGCCCTATTCTCCGTTCACCCATCGACTTCAATGCAGCATCGGACGCGGCGCCGCCACGATTCCACGATGCGCCGTGCCAGGAGACACCGCCATGACCCCGACCTTCGACACCCTCGACGCCGCCGCCAGCGCCCGCGTACGCAGCCAGGCCCGCAAGGCCGCGATCGGCAGCTTCGTCGGCGCCGTGGTCGACTGGTACGACTTCCTGCTGTACGGGATCGTCGCCGCGCTGGTATTCAATTCCGAGTTCTTCCCGAAAGTCAGCCCGACGATGGGCACGCTCGCGGCGTTCGCGACCTTCGGTGTCGGTTTCCTGTTCCGGCCGCTCGGCGGCGTCGTGTTCGGCCACTACGGCGACCGGCTCGGCCGCAAGCGGATGCTGGTCCTGACGGTGATGCTGATGGGGCTGTCGACGGTCGCGATCGGCCTGCTGCCGGCGTTCTCGACGATCGGCTGGTGGGCACCCGTGCTGCTGGTGCTGATGCGCGCGATCCAGGGTTTCGCGGTCGGCGGCGAATGGGGCGGCGCGGCGCTGATGGCCGTCGAGAGCGCGCCGAAGCAGAAGAAGGCGTTCTACAGCAGCGGCGTGCAGGTCGGCTACGGCGTCGGCCTCGTGCTGGCCACGGGCATCGTGTCGATCCTGAGCCACACGCTCGGCGAGGCCGCGTTCAAGTCGTGGGGCTGGCGCCTGCCGTTCGTGTTCAGCATCGTGCTCGTGCTGATCGGGCTGTGGGTGCGCAAGAACATGGACGAATCGCAGGAGTTCGTCGAGAAGGTCGAACACGGCAACCGCAAGCTGCGCCTGCCGGTGCTGGAGGCACTGACGCGCCATCCGAAGGCGTTCCTGCTGATCATTGCGCTGCGGCTCGCCGAACTGTTCACGATGTACATCGTCACCGCGTTCGCGCTCAGCTATTCGACGACGAACCTCGGCATGTCGCGCGACCTGTTCCTGAACATCGGCCTGCTGGTGGGCGCGGTGAGCTGCGTGACGATCCCGTGTTTCGCGTGGCTGGCCGACCGCTACGGCCTGCGCCGCATCTACCTGATCGGCGCGCTGATCGGCGTCGCGTCCGCGGTGCCGTTCTTCCTCGCGCTGGAAGCGCGGTCGATCGCGTGGATCGTGATCTTCTCGATCCTGCTCGCGAACGCCGCGCACGACATGGTCGTGAGCGTCCAGCAGCCGCTGTTCACCGAGCTGTTCGGCGCCGAATACCGCTATAGCGGCGCGGGCGTCGGCTACCAGTTCGCGAGCGTGGTCGGCGGCGGGTTCACGCCGTTCATCGCGGTCGGCCTCGTCAGCGTGGCCGGCGGTTCGTGGCATCTCGTCGCCGGTTACCTCGCGGTGGGCTGCCTGATCTCGCTGGTCGTCGCCGCGCGGATGCGGGCGGCGGGCTGACTGTCCGCGGCCGGCCGCAGCGACGGCCGGCCGCGCGCAAGCGTCGGGCACGTGCAAGCTGCGCCGCGCAGCGTCAGACGCTGTCAAGCGCTGCCCTGATTTCCCCTTTTCCCGCTTGCACTTTCCACCGGCATCCCGAGCGATGGCATCATATGGGCCTACGTCAGTCACCGATACGCCCCCATATCATGTCGAATCTCATCGTCCACGGCGGCACTCCGCTGCGCGGGGACATCAAGCCGTCCGCGAACAAGAACGCCGTCCTGCCGATTCTGTGCGCCACCCTGTTGACCGACCAGCCGTTGCGCCTCATCGGCGTGCCGGACATCACCGACGTGCGCAAGATCCTCGACATCTTCCGCACGCTCGGCAGCGACGTGTCGGTCGACTTCACGACGGGCCTGCTCGAACTCCACCATCGCAACACGAAATTCGATCCGGCCGTCCACCGGCTGCCGGAAGCGATGCGCTCGTCGATCATGCTGATCCCGCCGCTGCTCGCGCGCTTCGGCGTCGCGCGCCTCGAGAACGACGTGAAGGGCTGCACGCTCGGCGTGCGCGAGATCGATCCGCACGTCGAGGTGTTCGAGCGCTTCGGCGCGCACATCGAGCGCACGCCCGATTCGCTGATCGTCCGCACCGACGGCCCGCTGACGGCCAACGATCACTGGCTCGACTACGCATCGGTGACGACCACCGAAAACTTCGCGCTGTGCGCGACGAGCGCGAACGGCACGTCGACGCTGATGAACGCCGCGTCCGAGCCGCACGTGCAGGAGTTCTGCCAGTTCCTCGCGATGATCGGCGTCGCGATCGAGGGGATCGGCACGTCGCGGCTCTGCGTGACGGGCGGCCGCAAGCTCGGCGGCGGCGAGTTCCGCTTCGCCGAGGATTTCCACGAAATCGCGACGTTCCTCGCGCTCGGCGCGATCACGGGCGGCGACATCACGGTACGCAACTCGTCGCCCGAACACTTCCCGCTGATCGACCGCACGTTCGCGAAATTCGGCGTCAACGTCACGCACCGCGACGGCTGGTCGCGCGCGGAACGCGACGGTCCGCTGCGCGTGCGCCGGCCGTTTACGCAGAACATCCTCACCAAGGTCGAAGCCGCGCCGTGGCCGTACCTGCCGGTCGACCTGCTGCCGATCTTCATCGCGCTCGGCGTGCGCGCGGAAGGCAGCGCGATGTTCTGGAACAAGGTCTACGACGGTGCGCTCGGCTGGTCCGGCGAACTGTCGAAGTTCGGCGCGCACGTGCTGCTGTCCGATCCGCACCGGCTGATCACGTTCGGCGGGCTGCAACTGACGCCGGCCCGCGTCGAGAGCCCGTACATCATCCGCGTCGCGATCGCGCTGCTGATGGTGGCCGCGAGCATCGAAGGCCGCTCGGAAATCATGAACGCGCTGCCGATCCGCCGCGCGCATCCGCATTTCGTCGAGAACCTGCGCTCGGTCGGCGCGAACGTCGAATGGACGAGCAGCGAATAACGCCGCTCCCGAAGCCCCTTACGCCGTGCCTTCTGCCGCATCGCTGCCCGGCCGCGCCCATGCGTGGCCGGGCATGCGCCGCATGCGTCCACATCATCGCGACGCAAAATACGCGGCGAAAATCTCCATTCCAAACTTGTCCTATTGCGCGAGCGCGCCCCGAACCCTAGCCTGCCCTTCTTTCGGCTTGCACGGAATTGATCGGTCGAAACACGACGATTCAACCCGTACGTTCACGACGCATGAAGACAAAATGCGACCTGATGCAGATGCTCGATGTCTGGCTCAATGCGTGGCGCAATGGCGAAGTCGATCAACTGAACTTCGTCGAAAGCCCGCACTTCTTCATCAAGATCAAGGCCGCGTATCCCGGTAATCCGTGAAGAACCAGAAAAAAGCTCCCGCGAAGCGTCTTCGTCTTTCATGATCATGGCTAGCAGAATTTGCGAATCTCAACAACAGCGGTGCTTTACCAAATTATGATTGCTTGACGGCAACCGACAATCCACGCTGAATGATTTTTCGCATACTACCTATGTGTCTCGCATCTGCGAGAAATATTTGCAAAAGATGTGAGCCAACCTCACTTTCGATTTCAGCCTTTCGATTGGCCAGCTCAATATAAAACCTAACTTGTCGCGCTAGACCAGGGTCTGTGTCTTCTATGCTGATAACCTCTAGTCCCTCTCTTTCAAGCGCGACATAGAGCGGATCACCTTTTTTAAGATCAGATAGCGGCGCAAGCCGTAGCCAATTGGTGAAGATCAACGTCCCTCCCGGTTTTAGGACTCGCGCTATTTCGCGCGAGGACGCATGAAACGGTCGAGCGTGCTGAATCGAGTCGAGAGCTATAACGACCGAGAACGCGCCATCCTCAAAAGGTAAGGCCAAGAATGAACCATTGACAAAGCTCGTATTTTTGAATCCAAGCAGGTTTGATCGATCACACGCTGACCGCACCGCAACCTCGGAAATGTCCAGCCCTACAGCATGATCCGCATATTTTGAAAAAATACGAGTGAATCCGCCTGCACCGCAGCCTATATCCAGCACGGCTGATTCCTCGCGAAATGCGGTGTATATCACTTCGTTGCACTTTTGAATGTCCGACCGCCGAACGTACGAAAGTTGCTCTTCAACATCACAATATTCGTCACCAAAGGTTACTTTGAGGGCCGTAAAGAAAGACTTGCTGTTACAAAGATGCAGATATGCCGTATCGTAGAGCTCGCCTAACGGCTGATGGACTATGTCATCGGTCAAATTTTTCACCTTTGAGCCCTAGCAGGCTAATCGCGTTATCGAAACGCATCTGGGTACACGGAACCATAGCTCTCGCGAAGCTCCGTGTCCGGTTTGCTCAAGAAGTACCGAACCGGAGTGACGAGCGGGATCGCCAGCGCCGAAGCTGCCGTCATTGCGATCAATCCGGCCAGAGTCGCCTTGAAACCGATGGCGACAACGAGGCCGCCGGCAACCAGACTGCCCACCGGATTGATTGCCATCGAAAGAAATGAGACTGCGGACATCATTTGATTAAGATGCGACGCTGGCGTAGCCAAGGCTCGGACAGACGATGTGTTTATGTTAATCAACATAAGCCCGAGACCACCGAGAAAAAATGCCACCAGCAAAACATAAAGATAATTCGAGAAATAGACCGCCCCCATATTACAGGCGAGCAGGCCGAATCCCAGAGCCACGGAGCGATCTCGTCCGATCAGGGTATTGCTATGCTTTACCAGCCACGCGCTTCCACAAAAAATTCCGACCGCGAATATCGCCTCAAGGACACCGAGAATTGAAGCGGATAGATGAGCCTCATGTTGGATATAGTAAGGCATCAACATCGAAAAAAATGGATAAAGCGAGAAATTGATTCCCATGGCGAGTACAGCCAGGTAGAATTCTACCTTTACGATGAACAGCATTCGCAACCCGGAAAATGGGTTTGGTCGTCCGCGCGTCGAGTATGCGTTGCTTGCGTTTGGCGTCGAAAATGTCTTAGCTAACACGAACCCAATCAATATCGAGCCCACGCCCATGCCTATTAAATCCACTAGCAACGTAATCGCTTCTCCAGAGCCTGTGATAAGGAATCCGGCCAAAGGAGGGCCTGCCAGTAATGCAAGAGAGTACAACATACCCTTGGTGCCGAAGGCCGCCGACACTTTATCGGCCACAACCAATGTGGGAATGATACTTGATTGAAGGGGATCTCGAATTCCCGTTGCTACGGCTATCACAGCCATCATAAGAGCAACAACGACGGGATAAAAAACGCCTAGAAAAGCCAAACCAGCGAGGACGGCGCATGCGATCGCGGATACTAGATTACAAGCAATGATAAGCACTGCCTTGTTATATCGATCTCCCACAAAGCCAAGGAATAGTCTCGTGACTAGCTCTGCACACGCAGCGAAAGCTAACATCGAAGCAAAGATCGCCGTCGACTTTGTCACACGAAGGGACCACCACGCCACTGCCAGCTGTGTGCATCGATCACCTAAATTAATAAACAAAAAGCCGGTCTGAAAAAAACAAAGATTCCAATTACCGCGCAAGTCGTTTAGATTGGCGAACAATTTCATATCGATGAATGAGCATGATTGCAAAAACAAAACGTGGATGCAATGGATTTCAGAAAATTTATGATTTCCAAGATTCGCCTATTTTATTAAACAGTTGCATCGCCAGCTTCTTGAGAGAATTTGTTCATCCCACCTTCCAGGCTGAAAACTGCCACTTCAGGAAGGCCACTTTGCACAAGTCTCGCAGCTGTCTGGCTCCGGATACCGGATTGGCAGTAAAACACGATCTTGGATGCTCCTTCCAAAAGACCAAGCTTGAAAGGTAGTTCACTAAGCGGAATGTGAATGGCTCCGTCGATCACTCGCTGCCGCTCGTGGGCGTTTCGGACGTCCACCGTCAGCATCGACTGGTCGTCGTGTCTCCATCCGAGATACGTTCCCCGTGAGACCTGGTCAATACGATCTCCAGGCGCGGCGCAGGTTGCCGGATCTTCAATTTCGACGACGGCGGCGTCCGAAGGGACTCCCACATAGAGCGGATTGTCTGCGCGCCGTGATAGATCGAATCTTCTAAAATCCATTGTCAAAGCATCCACACAGAGTAGCTTTCCGGCAAGGCAGTCACCAACGTCAAGAATTAATTTCAATACTTCGGTAGCCTGCAGACATCCCATAATTCCCGGCAGTACCCCAAGCACGCCAGCTTCTTGGCAGTTCGGTGCAAGGTGCGCCGGAGGAGGAGATGGAAAGAGGTCGCGATAATTCGGCGTCCTCTCCTTCTCCCTTGTTACGTTGAAGACCGCTAACTGTCCCTCGAACTGACTGATTGACGCGTAGACAAGTGGCTTTCCAAGCTTGTAGCAAGCGTCGTTGGCAAGGTATTTTGCTGCAAAATTGTCTGTACCATCCACGACAATGTCGTATTCCGAAAGCAGCGGCAGGATGTTGCTCGCCGATACACGGACTGTATGCCGAAGCACAATCAGGTCTGGAGCCATCGCTTGTAATCGACGCGCGGCCACGTCGACCTTCTTGTAGCCCACGTCACTTGCCGCATACAGGACTTGCCTATGCAGGTTGCTTTCGTCCACGACATCATCGTCGACGATACCTATCGTACCAACACCGGCGGCGGCGAGATAAGTCAGCACGGGACAGCCCAACCCTCCTGCGCCAATGACGACCACCCGAGCCGCTTGTATCTTAGCTTGACCAACGTCGCCGACTTCAGAGAGGAGTATCTGCCTGCTAAATCGTTTCGACATTTCAATTAGCCTCCGGCAACAGCACTAATAATAGCGACCTCTGCATCGCTAGCGATGGAAAGAGTGCTCATGTCTTCCGACGACACGCGACGCCCCGATACGAAAATGCCGATAAAAGGCTGGATCTCTCCGTTCGGCAACGCGACGGGACCAACCAGGCCTGGGTAAAGCGCGAATATCTCGTCGAGTATGGTTCGAAACGCGGTAGTTTTGGTCTCATGCTTTGCGTTACCTGCAGTGAACTGGCGCAACTGGCGAGGAAAAATGACCGTAGGCATTTTGATCAACAAATCAAATAGGCTGCGTAGCAAATAGGCGCGACGTGTATGCTGCGAGACGTTCCGTTACCGCGCGCCCCATCGACGACGTATGATGCGAATGAAAGACGGTGTCAATACACCCATCTAAATATGACCTGAGATAGCTAATGCGTGCAGAAATTCGAGCATGCTGAGCGCAATTGGGATTTGATACGTAAAAATCCAACACTGCCGCCGCAAAGAGCGCCGCGAGAACTACGCCGCGTATGTCTTTGTTTGGAGTGCCAGAGGGCAAAACATAGTTTTCCGGACAACCGTCATGCTGATAATCGAAAATCTCAAGGATAAAGCCGCTCCATACATGAGACAGCTCGTGAACGATAGTCTCTGGGAGGAGAAACTCGTCGCTCAGTGCTCGAGTTCCCAAGAACACCTGTTGAGGAATCAGGGGGTTAGTCAAGCTGACTTGATCAGTGTCGAGTCTCCGAAATATTAGCGGAATCTCGAATAACGATTTCCAATCGGGTCGTTGCTTGACGATTCGACCAACAATCTCCTGCACTGTAGCCGAATCCATTTGTGTGAGTTCACTCGATAACGGATAAATTACCGACCCACGCCCCTTCTCTCTGTATAGTTCTGCAGACAAATGTGGATCGAGATACGCTTGAGGCGGGTGCCGAGCATCGTCTATATCCCGCCGCAGCATTGCCACGAAGGTCAGCAATTTACGCGCAGAAAATTCTCTATCTATAAATGGCAGGCCGCCGATTTCAGATAGCAATTTGTCGCTCGAAATTGTTTGATTCATCTTTTTCCATCCATGGCTTTTCCGATATAAATTGCATTAAATCATGCGCCTTAAATCTAAAATGATCGAAATTTACCATTTGCCGCAAAGCATCTGCCGAATTCGCCAAATGCCGCTCAAGAAGTCGCTCCATCAATTCAATCGTCCGATATCCGTACCATCTCGATTTGAGACTTTGCAGAATTACATCATGCTCTTGAAAATTTGCGATACCTTGCTCAACCAAACTGGAGAGAAAAACCCTGAAATGCACCAAAGGCTCAGAAAGTGCCTCATACGGCGCATCCGAATTATGAACAAGGGTA
This genomic interval carries:
- a CDS encoding ThiF family adenylyltransferase, whose protein sequence is MSKRFSRQILLSEVGDVGQAKIQAARVVVIGAGGLGCPVLTYLAAAGVGTIGIVDDDVVDESNLHRQVLYAASDVGYKKVDVAARRLQAMAPDLIVLRHTVRVSASNILPLLSEYDIVVDGTDNFAAKYLANDACYKLGKPLVYASISQFEGQLAVFNVTREKERTPNYRDLFPSPPPAHLAPNCQEAGVLGVLPGIMGCLQATEVLKLILDVGDCLAGKLLCVDALTMDFRRFDLSRRADNPLYVGVPSDAAVVEIEDPATCAAPGDRIDQVSRGTYLGWRHDDQSMLTVDVRNAHERQRVIDGAIHIPLSELPFKLGLLEGASKIVFYCQSGIRSQTAARLVQSGLPEVAVFSLEGGMNKFSQEAGDATV
- a CDS encoding MFS transporter — translated: MFANLNDLRGNWNLCFFQTGFLFINLGDRCTQLAVAWWSLRVTKSTAIFASMLAFAACAELVTRLFLGFVGDRYNKAVLIIACNLVSAIACAVLAGLAFLGVFYPVVVALMMAVIAVATGIRDPLQSSIIPTLVVADKVSAAFGTKGMLYSLALLAGPPLAGFLITGSGEAITLLVDLIGMGVGSILIGFVLAKTFSTPNASNAYSTRGRPNPFSGLRMLFIVKVEFYLAVLAMGINFSLYPFFSMLMPYYIQHEAHLSASILGVLEAIFAVGIFCGSAWLVKHSNTLIGRDRSVALGFGLLACNMGAVYFSNYLYVLLVAFFLGGLGLMLININTSSVRALATPASHLNQMMSAVSFLSMAINPVGSLVAGGLVVAIGFKATLAGLIAMTAASALAIPLVTPVRYFLSKPDTELRESYGSVYPDAFR
- the shiA gene encoding shikimate transporter gives rise to the protein MTPTFDTLDAAASARVRSQARKAAIGSFVGAVVDWYDFLLYGIVAALVFNSEFFPKVSPTMGTLAAFATFGVGFLFRPLGGVVFGHYGDRLGRKRMLVLTVMLMGLSTVAIGLLPAFSTIGWWAPVLLVLMRAIQGFAVGGEWGGAALMAVESAPKQKKAFYSSGVQVGYGVGLVLATGIVSILSHTLGEAAFKSWGWRLPFVFSIVLVLIGLWVRKNMDESQEFVEKVEHGNRKLRLPVLEALTRHPKAFLLIIALRLAELFTMYIVTAFALSYSTTNLGMSRDLFLNIGLLVGAVSCVTIPCFAWLADRYGLRRIYLIGALIGVASAVPFFLALEARSIAWIVIFSILLANAAHDMVVSVQQPLFTELFGAEYRYSGAGVGYQFASVVGGGFTPFIAVGLVSVAGGSWHLVAGYLAVGCLISLVVAARMRAAG
- a CDS encoding TfuA-like protein, yielding MAELVSTYAPTNVAIVDGIFHSYPAVGHSEIDEALQKGWRIWGLSSMGAIRAAEMAEFGMRGYGKVYKMFVDDEDFSDDEVTLVHNSDAPYEALSEPLVHFRVFLSSLVEQGIANFQEHDVILQSLKSRWYGYRTIELMERLLERHLANSADALRQMVNFDHFRFKAHDLMQFISEKPWMEKDESNNFERQIAI
- a CDS encoding class I SAM-dependent methyltransferase, whose amino-acid sequence is MKNLTDDIVHQPLGELYDTAYLHLCNSKSFFTALKVTFGDEYCDVEEQLSYVRRSDIQKCNEVIYTAFREESAVLDIGCGAGGFTRIFSKYADHAVGLDISEVAVRSACDRSNLLGFKNTSFVNGSFLALPFEDGAFSVVIALDSIQHARPFHASSREIARVLKPGGTLIFTNWLRLAPLSDLKKGDPLYVALEREGLEVISIEDTDPGLARQVRFYIELANRKAEIESEVGSHLLQIFLADARHIGSMRKIIQRGLSVAVKQS
- a CDS encoding UDP-N-acetylglucosamine 1-carboxyvinyltransferase, whose protein sequence is MSNLIVHGGTPLRGDIKPSANKNAVLPILCATLLTDQPLRLIGVPDITDVRKILDIFRTLGSDVSVDFTTGLLELHHRNTKFDPAVHRLPEAMRSSIMLIPPLLARFGVARLENDVKGCTLGVREIDPHVEVFERFGAHIERTPDSLIVRTDGPLTANDHWLDYASVTTTENFALCATSANGTSTLMNAASEPHVQEFCQFLAMIGVAIEGIGTSRLCVTGGRKLGGGEFRFAEDFHEIATFLALGAITGGDITVRNSSPEHFPLIDRTFAKFGVNVTHRDGWSRAERDGPLRVRRPFTQNILTKVEAAPWPYLPVDLLPIFIALGVRAEGSAMFWNKVYDGALGWSGELSKFGAHVLLSDPHRLITFGGLQLTPARVESPYIIRVAIALLMVAASIEGRSEIMNALPIRRAHPHFVENLRSVGANVEWTSSE
- a CDS encoding 4-hydroxyphenylpyruvate dioxygenase family protein, whose protein sequence is MPGTHPPLSSDTPPVADPAANPLGMAGLEFVEFAAPVPEALAQRFEQLGFKAIARHVSKNVTLYRQGQMHFLINAEPDSFAARYAEEYGMGVCAIGLRVASARRAFERAIELGAWAFEGEKVGVGELKIPAIQGIGDSHLYFVDRWRGRNGQRGGVGDISIFDIDFRPIDIATAHTDLDCAGVGLQQVDHFTQTVGAGRMREWLDFYHDLLHFREIHEIDAHWHVSEESRVMVSPCGAVRIPVYEEGTRRTELMHAYLPDHPGEGVQHVALATDDILSCVDALRANGVEFIEPPARYYDTVDARLPGHGVDLDALRRRAVLVDGEIGGDGVPRLFFQTFVKRRPGEIFFEIVQRKGHHGFGEGNLAALARARDAG